A stretch of DNA from Agelaius phoeniceus isolate bAgePho1 chromosome 4, bAgePho1.hap1, whole genome shotgun sequence:
AGTTCTCTTACTAAAAactaaaaattcttttttgtaTGCTAACATGAGTAATCCAAAAAATGTGTATGCCTACAGTAATTCACAGATATGTTCCCTCACAGGTAAACTGTTTCAAAAGTTATTTTCCGccacttaaaattattttgtagcCCAAAGATGTCCACAGATTGTACAACAGTCAATAGATGACTTGATAGAACAGTCTAATATCTCCTTATGGTGTTTCCATTATATACACAGATACTGCAGATGATGACATTGGTGCAACACCACAGAGATTTAGGTTTTAAGTTCTATTTAAAGGCCTGATTCTCTGTTGTTTCAGTGGAAAGAAGGCAATTTAAACAGGATTTAGACATTTAATTTCCTTAAGGATGTAAGCGTTTGTTTTCTATAGCAGATAGATCACCATTGTTTTCCTGACAGTTCAGTGCTGATGATTTTAGCTTTTTGTTCTTTAGGCTCTGTAAAAGCTGATCATTATATATGATGCAGAAATTGTAGGATAAATTTGGATCATTATCAGCTATATTTAGCAATCCACTTCCAAAGCATAAATAGCTTCACCATTGGAAAAACAATTCCATCATAATGTCTGCACACAGACAAAATAGAGCTAAGAAGGCCGTATGAAATTTCCTGGCAGGATTTGATTTTTGTTCTGCCACTTTGTATTGCATTTTTTACATGGGCATTAAAGCATTCTGaaatagggaaagaaaaaaaaaaaagtgttcttttTGTCCTGCCTGGCAACTATTAAATTGGTAGATCTTGGAACTTCATGGACCTAAAGTTGTGGAATATGGGCTTTAGAACCATTGGAATTAGAACTATATCCTGTTCAATGGGAAGAATTTCTTGGAACTTAACACATTGAATAGCCCGACTGTAGTAATTTAATAAATTGGTTACAAATGGAGTTAATCTAATCTCATTTAAGGAGCTTCTCTGTTAAGAAGCTCTGATTCCCCTTTCAGTGGGGTCATTTTGGCAGACTCTACTTAAAATCAAGCTCAGAGAAGCATGGAAAACAAAGGTCTCTGAAGGCTACTTAAATAGTTTGGAATCAGATTTTCACTACGTGGAATATGATACTAACCTGTCTACAGCTCAGTTCAAGTCTGTCCTCATAAATGTTGCACAACTGAGAGCTCCCTTTGCTAGATTAAGCAATCTCCCATGTAAATGAACATTGTGGTGGTTTACACAGTGGAGATGAGACAGTCCCTCTTCCAGAGTAAAGCTTTGGGATTACAACTTTTTGTGGACACAGTCACATCTTCTGATGCAAATCCTTCTTCACCATTTCAGAAGTTCCCTGTAGTTTGATGAATTATTCTCTGACACTACTGCTTTTTTTGAAGtcttttgcctcttttttgTTCGTCTTGCCTACCAGGCTTCTTTTTAATTTGCATATGTTAGTCTTTGTCTACCTCATTTGCTTAATTAAGAGTATGGTTCTGCTCTATTAATGAGAACAAAATCTAACTTCTAAAGAGCTTGTTGATGTAGAATGGAGAAACTGTGTTATGATTTTAATTCTTGGAAAGTAATATATTCTCCAGCACAGGATTAATATTAACGTTAGAAGGAAGGAACTTCTCATGCCCCAAGACAtaagaaatattccctgtgctcTTAACTATGTTATAGGAACCTTAACTGTATATAAGCTGCCATTAGAAGGCAGAAGATCAACACTTTCACATGTGAATGCCTCGAGGTAATTACTTTAAGCTGTTTCTATTGTAGGTCTGATTTTTATGGTGGAGCCACATGCACACCATACCCTCCCTTAATGGGGATGAGGAAATGTGAGTGTGTTCACAACAGCTGAAAATGAGGCAGCCTTGTTTTGAGGCCTAAATGGCATTCCTTAACATGCTCAGCTTTGACAAGTTTAGTTTGGATTCAAGCTGTTAGAAACCAGAGCACAGCGAATCCAAGCAAGTACAGGAATGGCATGGGAAAGCCACTGCATCCAGAGGGCTGTGTCCTCCCGTGGGCAGGTCACATGGCAGACAAAATTATTCTGCCTCTTACCAGTGGCATTAGTGGTATGCTACAGGGGCCAGAGGCTGGGTCACCAGCAAAACGTGACAACTATAAATGGAGTGGCTGAATATCAGCTGCAAAAACAGCATGTAGGAAAGAGCACCAGGACCCAAAATAAAATGCTGATGTGAAAAATCAGCATCTCCCATATAAGGCATCAAGAGCTTCATTAAATGAAGGATAATGTCTGACCCTCAGGGGTATCCCAGGTACATAAGTGACTGCTGGAAGTCATcgaattttttaaaagtttgtttGGTCATAATGctgttaatttttctttttttaatagttaAAATCTTTGTATGATGAGAAACTTCATTTTTATCCATCTCCAGTATACTCTCACATTTCTCTTCGTGTTTATAACAGCACTGTAACCAAATAATACAGCCTTTCTTGACAGATCAACAATAAGCATTTAGAAAGGAATAGGTTTTGTTTGTAGCTGTGTCTCACTAAAAGTCAGTGTATAATCTGCCTCTGGGAGGAACAAAAGCTTTCCTGGTTTAGAAGCTTTGAAATCCTTTTGTTGTTGGGAGCAACAGAGGTATGGATTCTGTGCATGGCAGCAGACGTGGGAACACTGCTGACAGCAGAGTGTCTACAGCACAGCAGTCCTCGTGACAAATGTTCCTTACCTGACAACTGTTGTTTTGTAATCCCAAATAGGGTAAAGATCCTTTTAGATGCCCCCTAAGCTTTAACTGGTCGACAGTTTTGGTAATTGCAAATTGCCTCATTTAATTTGGTTTACGCTGTTGTGAAATAGGGAGGTATAAGTATATATGGCTTCCCAAGGCTCCATTACACCTGCTTCAGGTAGGATCATTTTCGATTGAGTAAAACAGAGTACTCCACAACCCAGATAATGATGCAGACAGCAGTCAAAGCTTTGTGCTCAAAGACACACCATGTTCAGGTAATGTTTCTCACGGGGAAGTTTGCATGTCCTCCCAGGTGGTGAATACCTTATGTCTTTAACCAGGAAAACAAttgcttttcttcttatttAAGGCAATTATAGAGAGTATTCCAATGTAATAACATCTTAAGTGTTATCTTTGTAAGTGACTGAATTCAGCGAAGGAATTCGACTGGAAGTTAGCCTGAGGCAAAGAATTCCATGGGTTAATTATGCAACATTCCTTCTATCTCTTCTAAATCAATTGCCTCTTGATTTCAATGTCTGTCCCCTTAAGAGGGTGAGAAGGATCTAATTACCTCCCTCTGGACCACTTGTTACTGCCTATCCCTGTGAAATTCACTTTTATGAGCCTGTGCTGTATTTGCAATTTAACTGGATCAAAACTGCTTCCTTCCCCCCACTTGTTAATTATTTTGTCATCGCCTCAGATTATTTCTTATACGTTTCCTGACAAGATGTCCTGAACAGAATGCAGCATTACTGGCAAAAGTGCAGAATGGGCTGATATAACAGGGCTTTGTGTTTGTGGGTTCCCCCACCCCCTCAAATTTACatataattttcctttcttctttgcaCTGAGGGTActagaaaaacaaattttttcAATGGTACTGACAAGAACTACTTTTGCCGAAGCAGGATTTAGTTTAATAACATCATATCCTTGTATTACTAGCTCCAGCTAAAGATGAATTGATTCAAATATAAAAAGGGATGTAGCTTCTGGAGAAGAAGGACTAACATTTTGACATCTGTATTTGACATCTGTTAAACGCAGTGTTTCAGCCCATCTGAGAATAACATTATACATCTTGGAGAAGAGCACAGAAATTAAAGGTCCATAGACACTCCTCAGCCTAAAGTGCCAACACCCTTTGCTTGGTATTGGCTTTTGAGGGCTCCCACAGCTCTTTCcaaaacacagagagagagggcTTCTGCAACCATTCCTTATTGCTGGGGCATGTGAAGTGCACGTGTGGTTACTATTCCAATTGTCTTATATCCAAACTTTTCCTCAGATTTCCCCTTGTCTCTCTGACAAAGCTAAGAACCtgtaaaaatgagaaataaccAAGGTTTAGCTCTGTAACAGCTGAAGCTGATCTAAAACTGTATTGCTGATTTTGCAGTATTCTTGCACTCATATAACAGTCCTGTGAAACAGGCCAATACTCATTTAATGGAAAACCAACCTGGCAACTCTTCCATTTGGTTTGGCCCAGTTCAGGTCTCGGATCTAGGAATGGGAACACAGGAATGCCAGTATCTGGGCAAGGGACCCTGGAATAAGGGGTAGCCTGGGGAAATGAGTGCAGCATTGCAGCAGCCCAGAACTACATTATTTTAAACGGGAGGGAATTTGATCTTCACCATCTGGAACAAATGCTGATCCTACATATGTCAGTGGAAATAGAATTTTGTACTAAGTCTTAGTGTGTTTGCATTTTTGTATATTGAATTATCATGTTGTCATAGTATTTTTATGAAGATAGTAACTCAAGCTATTGTATATTTTAGCTTTCAGTGTATTTCAGTATACCAGGATCAGAAAATATTCATCACAGTTTGTCTTTTATCATTGAATTGATGATCAGCATTCCGACTGACTCCACACAAATCTGGTTAGAATTAAAACTAAGAATTAGGTTTTAAAAAAGAGTATTTATATTCTTGATATTTGTAATAAAtagtaataaatattttattaactaTATTTAATTCCTAAATAACCTACATATCCACAATTGGTGCATTATGAAATGCCATAATAGCAGCATCTGTGGATGTGTAAGATTAATTCTCATTTCAAACTCCTTGCACCATTTCTGTTTGACTATCTGGGGGCAGATTTCACCATTTAGACTTCAAAACAGGGAGAAATAAAAGCTGCAgccttggagaaaaaaaatcaaaaaacaacaaaccacagCATAAAGACGTATTTTACCTAAATTCCTTTTAGAAAAGCTGACGGCTACTCAGCATCAGACAGAACTTGTATATAAATGCAATGCTCTGCTAAGTGATGTGGAAATTCCAAAAGACTGTGAAATACTTTCTAAGGAGCTGTTAACACGTGCCTCAGGCTATACTGCTGAGTTGCAAATTAAAGGGGCGTGTTTTCATCTGTATTCAAGTCACCTCTTAGTCAGCAAAGAATAAGggtaaaagctaaaaaaaatatgaaaagttGCTAAGAATTTTAGAAATTCGACGTGCGGAGCAGTGCAACAGCATAAACTTTGGTTTTTCATCACTTTCTTAGCCACTGCTCTGAAATGCAGCTGTAAGTACACACACCTTCACagaaatttccattttcttctggCCCAGAGCCTTAGGAATAACATTAGTATTCAACTCTCAATATGTGAACACCTTTGATATCACTGCCTAATGGTCAATACCTACAGGCCTGGAGAAAGGAGCCTTCTTCGGAATAGAAATCAATCACTACATGTTTCACAAGCCATGCATGTATCTGCGAAATGGTATCCTCTGGGTAAAGTACAAGAAGTAAACAATAACATTTGAGCATTCTCTGAAGCAACCTCTGTATGATGTCCAGGACATCACTCTGTAATTACAGCTATGAAGATGAAGCACTCTTGAAAAAGATGCAGAGAAACCAGGTTTTCCAAATAACCGATAAATGCCTTCATTCATGCCCAGTGCCAGGCCAAGGATTGCAGAATTTTTTCATCTCCTCAGATACATCAATGCCAAGTGGCATAGCAGAGATATCCCAACTCAGTCACTCAAGAGAAGAGCTGTAGGACATCTGGGACCAGTAACTTCTTCAAGTATTATTAATAAATCTGCAGCCAAGTACGAGCTGGCTGTGGTTCCCCAGGAGGACGAGCACTTGCTACTTGAGCTTGCTGAAGATCTCTGTTCCAAAAAACCTCAAGACCTAAAGTACAAGGACAACtgtggaaacaagaaaaaactaCTAAGACTTGCTAAGAAAGTAATTAAAAACTAAATCAAATATTTACAAAGGGAAAAGTAACAATTCATTGATTCAATTCCCTTCTATAGTCTGAAGAATGGACACTTCAAGAGTACCACGTTTTATTGGGAAGATCCAGATTTGGGTTTCTCATCTCTTAAATACTTGAGGCACCtataaaaaaggggaaaaaaaaaatcttctgaaaCTGACTTAGGATTTTTTACAGGAGTTTCTACAGGCACACTTGCTACTTCCAAGCCACAGCCATTATTTGGCTATTTATGGGAACCTAGTGAGTATGATATTTATAATGCATCAGCTACATAATTTCAAGTAAATATCAAATCTATATTGAAAATCTTAAGATATGAGCAGAGGTCAGTGCTTTAAAAAACTACAAAGGCAACCCTTTCCCTCCTTACGAGGAGGGAAAGTATCTTCAATGAACTAATGTAGCTGCAAAAATGTAAACATGATTCTGGGCATGTAAGAAGATATAATACAGCTTTGGggcacaaaaacccccaaatttatGGGCAATGTAGACTGCTTTGTCTTTAGCATGAAATATTGACATAATAAATACATAAAGATTCATGTATTTCTAAAAAGATCCTAggaggtgaagaaaaaaaacaaacctggtTTCATATGGATGACTTGATTTTTATTTGGCATATGGTAATTATTCAAGGAAAATACAGCTCTTTCAACACTGAATAAGGGAAAATCCAACTACATTTAGCACAGaagtgaaaaatacagaaatctcTTGCAACAATCCCAGTGTAGTTAAGTGCAGACTTCACTGCCCCTTGAGCAGAACGACTGCATAAACCGACTCAGGACAGGCTCTTGAGAAATTTCAGCATCCTTTCACCCTGAAATGCTTACCCCTCTCTGCATGAAAGGCTTTACACCTCTGCACTGCAATATTGATTCTTCCTGCATTTGACAACCCAAAGCTTTTCCACCCCAACCTGTTCTCCCAGCCTACAAAGGAGAATCCCACAGGGCTCCCCCATGCCTGTTTTACAGGTCAGTGGGCCAAGAGCACAGCAAAAGCTTTGCTCTTTTTATATTCTGTATTCACATGCTGGGCAAGGCAGTCCTGTCATACCAGCTATCCTGATGCTTTTGCCCTGTCCTATAGGAGAAAACTCACTTCACAAATGAGCTGATTGTACACGTGATTAATATTAATAGATATATTTAGATTAATACTGGAGGGATAGAAGAATTCAATTTATCCAAAGTTATATAGGAAATATGAATGGCTGTACGTGGTTTAGCTTAATTTAAACAGTCATCCAACAGTCATCCAGTTGTTCCCTCAGGGGACAACTCAGGTGATAAATTAGCAGTTTGTGAAGCACCTCAGCAGCATCTGGAGTTGAATGGCATAAAACTACAGGATATTATAATCGTAAATATAAAAGTGATGAAGATAAGACTGATCTTAAAGGAAATACTGACTGTGGACAGGAATTGCCTTCCCAAGAGCTCTGTAAGAGGAACTCGGGGACCCACACAGCCTCTCCCGCAGGAGGTGACTTTGGCGAGTCAGTCCCTGCTGACAAGGACGATGGTTCCCCTCCAAAACCAAAGCTCTGCCGTCGGGGTAGCTCAAGGCACACTCCCGGTATCCCGACAGCGACAGCTGCGCCAGACCCGCATAGAGCCGCCCTAAGGGATGCCGCGGGAGCCAGCGGGGGCGGCCACGCTTCCCGGCGAAGAGCGGTGCCGGGAAAGGGCCGACAGCGGGCAGAGGGCTCGCCCCGGACTGCTCCTCCGCAGACCCGAGCCTGCCTCTGCCCGGCCCGTCCCGCCGGGCTCCACGCGGATGTGCCCCGTGCCCGCCGGTGGAGCCCGTGATCCCCACGGATGTCCCCCCCATGGCCGCTGGGCATTCCCGTGATCCCCGCGGATATCCATCCGTGCCCGCCGCTGATTTCCCTGATCCCCGCGGATGTTCCCCCGTGCCCGCCGGTGGTTCCCGTGATCCCTGCGGATGTCCCCCCTCTGCCCGCCGGTGGTTCCCGTGATCCCCGCGGATGTCCCCCCTCTGCCCGCCGGTGGTTTCCCTGATCCCCGCGGATGTCCCCCCGTGCCCGCCGGGCGTTCCCGGGACAGGGCGGTACCGGCGCGCGCAGCCCCGCCCTcagcggccccgccgccgcgcACGCGCACGCACCGCCCGGGAGCGCCGTGGCGGGGAGCGGCCCCCGCGCACGCGCGGCGCCGCCGAGGCCGGTCAGAGCCACCGAGTggcgcccgcccggccccggcctcggcccggcccggcccggcccgccctgCGCGCAGCtccccgcggggcggggccgcctcCGAAGCcgccccagcgcggccccgccgggcccggccgaGCCCACGGCATTTCCGGGGGCGGGCGCGCGGCGCGGGCTGGCGGGGAGCGGCGCGGCGCGAGCAGAGTTGACTATATATGGTCAAAGGCAGCGGAGAGCGGCGCGCGGCGCGGGCGCTTCCTGGTTCGCGCCGCGGGGCCGAGCGGGGCTGAGCGGCGGCAGCGGAGCCTcagagcccggcccggccgcgcccgccgccctTCCCTGCCCGAgcctgccgccgccgccaccaGTGGGCGAAGATGCCGTACGAGATCAGTAAGCTGGCGGGGGCGCCGAGGCGCCGGGTGGGCACGGGGACGGGCAGGGGCACGGGGATCCCCGCGGGCTGCGGAGCCTGGTGCAGCCCCGCGGGATGGCGCGGAGCCGGCGGTGCCTCGCTGCCCGCTGACAGCAACAAGTGACGGCGGCTGCCGGCACGGCAGGGCGTGTGCCGGTGGCGGGGAGGCATTAAGCGCCTtccttttattttgatattttagaaatttatttttattattatttttttatctcctttttccatttatttttccgTAGAAAAAGTGTTCGCCAGCCTTCCACAGGTTGAACGAGGCGTTTCCAAAATTATTGGAGGTGATCCTAAGGGCAACAATTTTCTTTATACCAATGGAAAATGTGTCGTCATCAGGAACATTGATGTAATGTAtcttgatttattttgttttctagtGTGAAGCTTTCTCTAAGTTTCATTTtgtctccctgcccctcctttAACAGCCTCTGCTTCATTCAGTCTTGGCGATTTCAATCGAGGTCACAGATCCGTGATCAGCAGCGGGGGAATAAGTGGAGTGCATGA
This window harbors:
- the LOC143693987 gene encoding uncharacterized protein LOC143693987; translation: MPSGHGGDIRGDHGLHRRARGTSAWSPAGRAGQRQARVCGGAVRGEPSARCRPFPGTALRREAWPPPLAPAASLRAALCGSGAAVAVGIPGVCLELPRRQSFGFGGEPSSLSAGTDSPKSPPAGEAVWVPEFLLQSSWEGNSCPHCPCTLGLEVFWNRDLQQAQVASARPPGEPQPARTWLQIY